The Megachile rotundata isolate GNS110a chromosome 4, iyMegRotu1, whole genome shotgun sequence region TCTTATAGTTAATTTTGTTTCCCTTGCCAGAATATAGGCATAAAAACACATATGATTTACAGATAAATATAACCATCCTTGTCTAGGTAAACGAGATTTCCAATAACTAAAAAAAATGCAATACTTTCTtagaaattatagttggactaaCTGTATTCTTAATGTAATTATAAGCACCTGCAGGAATAATAATTAACCAACTTATCCTCCTTTGGTACATTAAATAGTTGGTGAAATTTAAAGGATACAGTTTTAAATGATTCTGGATCATCTTCTGTGAATAACAATATGTATTATGAATCATATGAAGTGttatttcttaattaattgcataattattaatttaccatCTGCAAACTGGCTATCAGGAATATTGTTTGCAATAATAGATTGTATTTTACAGCAaacaaattcagtaatttcttCTTCTGTGTCAAATGACTTTAAAGTGTCCATTAAATTTGAATGGAGCCATTCCCAATCTTGTAAAATTTCTTCATGGGTCAAGGAACATGCAATCTCTACACaagttttaaaaacaaaatttgtttctgctattttttaaaaaatttacaagataACCATTACATTTTACCTTACCCCAATAAACTTCTGATGATGGTGTTTGATGTAATATTCTAAAAGGTGGAGGCTTAGTATCTAAGACACTGTCCAATGTTCCTACTATAATAGAAGTAAGACCTTTTGTCTTTCCATGTCCTTTACGACGTTGTAAAACAAAATATACAGTTGCTTGTTCTGTTACcctatacaataaaattaaggGTACCAGATTACTTCCTGTAATAGATTTTTTCAGTAGCAAACATTTcagaaataattgtataaatccTTTAAATAGGACACCCTGTGCATTAATTACAATACAGATACcaaagaagtttgaaaatttattttgtataatagtatacaaatattttatattactggAATATATATTACTGTAAATATATGTGTATAGACAATTTATCGAAGTCGTATTCAATAGCGTGATTGTTTCTTATCAAGAATAAACCGTATCTCTCGTACGTTTGTAATTTATGACATTTTACGTTTATACAATGCGCGGCAATGTAAGAAGATGCaacgatttaaaatttaaaagctgCATAAAATTTCAGTTAACATGCTCAGCTAATAAACTCGCAAAATACTTAATTTCGATCGTACTTTTTGAAAGTAAACAAATAACATCGTCCAGAGAATCATTAGTTGGTTGTTACTGAAATATTCTATCCGTTTAATACAGCATGTATAAATTAGAAAAGCTTTTATAGTAGTATAacgtttaaaatttgtttaaattacaaaaagaaGCATACTGTCAGCTGTCTTTGACATACGATGTAAACAGTAATTATAACAAAACATGGATCTCTGTGTACACGTATCAATTTACCATAAAGCATTTGCCAGTAGAACTTCTTGTGGCTTCACCCACATATTGACCACCGTTGTTCCAGCACATATGGCACTAACGATACAAATCCAAACACTCTTTATCCAAGACACTTACAAAATTCTCTGTCTATCGAACTGAGAAAAAAATACTTGCCAAAGATAAACACCAACACGAAGTAGCCTGTTGTCAGCTATGTAAATTCGAACAATTTCGCCATtcctttaaattaaaatgttactaAGGTTACgacttttgaaacattttattatatcgcTTACAAGTGCATTATATAACATAGAATATAGTTCAGTAGGATAGgttttatttacataaatatttatataaataattataatcaactttataaataaaaagttgTTCCTACTatcaatgaatatttttttgtataataatgATTGATAATATGTTGCATcttaatacataaaattgtatttttcttaaatgtaaaaaaaaagatTATAATTTCTCCTAAacaatatgtattatttatttagttttatgCATATTTATTCTAATAGATGTCGCTGCAATTCCTAACCCCGACAATATCTGCACTAGAAGTTCATGCACGTGCCTAGGTTAAGACACGGCACAATTTTATAGATCGTTGTGTAGAGAAAATGGCGTCTCTCACAGGAGTTCGTTTTTTAATGAGAAATACCAGTACTCTTAAAAATTCAATCAGTCGACCATGCTTACGTGGTGTTATTACACAACTTCAGttaaacgaaaaatattttcattgtaaaCGACAAAGTACCATTAAAGTTTTACCGCAGGTAAACATTGCTCTTTTCTATAGCTCCGTGAAACTCCCTTTTGATGGTTCATATATTGGACTTAAAATTACGTATTATGTAACTGAAATAATTCGTATTTtgacaaaatataaaacaatagaTCGTTTTATGTTTATagcaataatttaacaaatactATTAATATAACATGTCACATTATAATTAAATGCGATGCATATAAAGTGGAATGTCTTCATATTTTCGATATCGATATTCggattttgtttttatattgatattattttatttaacactgAATTTGTTCTACGATCAAAGGCAGAAAATAGTGGTTTCTCGTGTTTTATTCTTTTCATTCAACTTCTCACAAACtttgttaaaaaaagaaatattatagcaatataaaataatacagaaaTGGTCTTGTACACATAGGTAACAACACAGAGTGTACGATTGTACTGTGTAGATACCAAAAGACAGACTCTTGAGAAACGTGTTCTAACAGTGATCAAAGCCTATGATAAAGTATCTGCAGACAaggttgtaaaattatatattttctacAAACTATTGTTTTACAGGGCCCACGAGTCAAGCAGGTGCGTCACTACAGTCATAAGGCACCATTATCACTTGAGCTTATTAAGGAGCGTGTGCTTTTAGTACTCAATCTCTATGATAAAATTGATCAAAACAAGGTATCTGATCATCATAATAGGATATAATAGTGAAAATGCGTGTGAAATTGGTTTTgcaaatattatataatgtagCAACctcctatttaaaaaatatttcaaaataattttgcttGTTTCAAAGCATCTACAacagataattttttataaacactTGGCTTGAATCGTGGAGTCTCTGTAATAAACtgatatgtaaatttaatttttatcttatattttttatgtttttttttgtagatataaaaatatatattattttgattACATATCAGTTATTTGATCTCACTATTTATGGATATATTCtgactaataattttaaatcttaCACAGTTAACCCTGGAATCCCATTTTATGAATGACTTGGGTCTGGATTCTTTGGATCACATAGAAGTTATAATGGCAATAGAAGATGAATTTGGTTTTGAAATACCAGATATGGATGCAGAGAAATTATTACGACCAGCAGATATAGTACGTTATGTTGCAGACAAAGAAgatatttatgaataaatatcTACATAAAAGTTACCACTTTATagtcagatatttttatttttaacatattgtataagaaaaacatttttgaattttgttttgcctgtatataaattttcagttgttataataataaagcAAACTATTAGATTCAAATATAAatgaacatttattatttatgatacTATAAAGGAAACAAATTTATATTCCATTTATAAATACTGCATTTTGAAGtaaagaataaattaattagaattaaGTTGAcgccaataataaaaattatgttgtAGGAAAATGACTGAAATACAATATTgttgatcaaattttattgtataaattttttccaaatcattttaactttttattattaataagacttaataattttaaaatatttaaaaagtatcaaagttttgaatttaatCCTGTTCGAACTTCTTTGAAGACGTCCCAATGCGCGAGTATCTGACATTATCCGACTACCCCACACATCCCTACTTTCAAGTCTATTTTCTCCGTCAATCCTGACAATGATGCGGGGCagagatttttaaaatattgatctCGTTTGATATGCCATAAGCTGGAACTTCGAAGCTTtgcaaatttgcgaatttacaaTTCTGGAACGTTTTCGGAATCGGATTTTCAGtctataaaagtttgaaaagtccTAATGTagagaatatataaaataaaagaatactgaGTATACGCGTTTACACGAACGTCGTAAAGAATGCTTGTGTGATACTTTTGGTTCAAATAATATTCGAACAAATCAGAATTAACATacgtaaaataaacaaaaattcgtcgaataatgagtataatttCCGGCTGAacgaaaatatgtaatataaaaattttgaaatgacaCAGCAATGCCATCTAACGGCATTTTGACAGAAATCTCTTTGACGTTTGGGATCAACGCGTTCGCGCTGTGCGCGTCTATGGTTCTGCTCGCGTGGAAAGTGAACGAGAAAAATTCGTGACGTGCTTAACCCACATTTTTCTTGTAGTATTTGTAAAATGTTCgtttttctgcaatttttccTGTTGTTTCTGTAAACGcctaattttaaacaataatttttaaaagattgAATCTTCCAAAGTGACCATTCGAATGTTCCGTGAAAgaacataatgcttatattcgCGTATGGACACCAGTGCCAGAACGATAGTTAGGTGAGTGAACGTACGAGAGGTCCCTGAACGCCAAGTTAGATATCACAGCTGGTATCCTGACTTTTAGTACGATGATTTCAATCCttcatattttaactttctcCAGCATACTTATTGTGTTATTTGTACACAAAAGCTGCTTTCTCATGATTTTTGTTACATAATTATCACAATTTTGAGTTTTGTCGCGCGAAAGTCTACAGTTTTTGTTCATAGTACAAATTATCGAACTGATTAACGAACTTAAACGGATTTCATGTTGCAACACGAATGTCAATGAGGTTCTTTATTTATTCgactttcataaaaattgtggTGTATTTGTACATGTTTTTACGTATTCGTAAAAGGGGTTACTTAAAATTTCGAATCGCCTATATATGCTTTCTCTAATAAACACCATATTATTTACATTGTTTATGATTTGTAGGTTTTATACAAATAAGAAACAAGTGATACTGTCCTAAAGGCAGTATGAGTGTaagtaaaatacattaaaaaccaTTGcataaagttaaataaatataatattatgtattaatattttaaacatatttgtaGAATCCTTATAGAGCCAGACCAACTAGGTCTAGAGTAGATCACAATTTAGGATATGGAGTTCATAATCAAAATGTGTGGAATCCAGTATCTAGAGTACAATCAGATATGCCATCGAATGATTCCATTCAACGTCAGCCCCCCATTGTAAATCAGTCTAAACAATCAACTGATCCTTGGAATAATTCATGGAATTGGGACTTTGACAAGCAAACAACAGAAAATCAACAACAACAGCCCCAACCGCAAGAACATCAGCAACACTATGTACCTTCATATACGAATCAAGGACAACTTATATCTAATTCTGTTCAAGATCATTGTTATCAAAATGTAAATGGTAACAAGTCTGACTTGCTCAATCAGAACTTAATGTTAGATAGAAATGCATCTGCAACAATTGCCAATAGACCACCAACTTCAAATCATTCGGACACCTTTAAACCTTATTCAAATTATACTCAATATCAGCAATATCCAACGCTACCACCACCACCGCAAGTAACTTCCTCCAAACCTGGATCTATGAATTTTGATCAACCTCAATGGACAAATGAACAGCCTAAAAATCTTCCTTATGGACagcaaatatcaaatatacagCAGCAAAAAGATCAAGGAACTCGTCCTGCTTTAGTTGGTAGTAATTACAATTGGAATAAGCCTGATCAAACAAATTTAATGACTCCACATAATTGGCAAAGTCATACTAATTTGTCAGGTCATGTACAAGATCCAAAAATAGATAAGGAAACACATGGTTTTGATGACATGGGTAATCAGAGTGTACCATCGTTACAGCAAACTAGTACAAATCAGCACCTTTTACCCTCTACTGAAAATAAAGAACATTCCATAAATGAAGCTAATAATTGGTCAAATCAAGTTAATGTATCAACTCTTCAGAGAAATAGTCAAAATCGTGATACCATATTGACCAATCAACAACCAACACAAACATATAATACCAATAATGAATTTAATTCATGGTCACAAACAGGAAACATAGATACTTTGCAGCAATGGAAACACACAGATGATACATATTCGAATCAGTGGTTACAGGAACAACGagagaataataatttaatagaagAAAGCATCAAACAAGATAATACTGCTACTCTTGCAACAAATGACTGGCAACAAAGTCATTCTCATCATGCTTTACCTAATGTGATAACAGCAACAGAGCCCAGTACAGacgatgaaaagaaaaaatctATTCCTTTGTTACACGCAAATTCTTTAAACTCTATGGATACTAATATACATACAAAAACGAATGTCGTTAAATCACAGTTATCAGATTCTCGTCTTAATGTGTCTGGTACTCCTGAAACTGTATCAACAGTTGCCAGTTCCGAAAATGTTTCAATGCAAGAAAGTAATGACTTTAACCTAGTTAGTGAATCAATAGAATGGGGAAAAAATAATGCAACAGAAGAATTACCTGCAAAATTAGAACAGTTGAATCTTGGTACTAAATTGAATaaacatttggaaaatttaaatgaaCCAAAAGAAATAAATCCTGTTATGGCAGAGGATGCATGGAGTCAAAATACAGCTTCCCATACAAGTACTACACCTGATAATATACCTGGGTTACCTTCAGATTATGTTTTACCTGGTACTGAAAGCACTCATTCTAACGaaaatcaaaatattattaGTAAGGAACATTCAATGCTCAATACATATCAAATGTCGAATGTTAAACCAATGGATAGCATAGCACAAAGTGGATATGATCAGTGGTACAGTCAAGCTGCATTGCCACTCTCTTCAGAAAATACATGGTATTCAAAAGATCATATTTGTCCACCCAAGGAATGGGTTACCGAACAAAAcgtagaaaattatgaaaatatacaGCAGCCTtcagagtttgtaaatttagaagtaGTTACTCCATCATTACAGAAACGCGATATCTACGGCTCTAGAGATTCTATTAACAAAGAAACTTTAGATAACGATCCGAAACCAGTTGTGAATCCTGTCAAGGAACCAACTAATGCGCGTGATTTCAGACAAGAAGTAAATAATATCGAGGTACCCTCTGCTCCACAATCGGCACGTTCTCATACGCTCCTTCAGTCAGAACAGGTAatgtaataattcaatttttcatataagtaaaaagtaaataaaaattgttttacagGTACCAGATAATTATGAGTTTGCAACAAATGATAGAAATACGTTTTTGGAAACTGGAGAATTAACCGATTCTCATCAGGAACATGAACCAACACCACCGAGCCAAGATGATGAAAATGATGAAGTGCCTAATGACATTCCTTTCTTGCGAGAAGTACCAGGACAATCAAGTTCCATAGACCCACGAAGAAACGACCCAACAGGACAGGAACAGTATATTCAATCCGGTCAAAGACTACCTGATCCAAGAAGAAATGATCCTTCTGGTCAGGAGCAGAGTGTTCCGTTAAGAAATATGTCCGATAGATCTGAACGTCGTGATGTTCCACCAGGGCAGGAACGAAACGTACCTTTACTTTCACGAACGGATTCCGATACGATGGAACGTCGCAATGATCCATCCGGCAGAGAACGATCTCTACCTCCGCAGCAGTCCCGCAATGATCCTTCTGGAGAAGAAAGACATCAGTCTCAACCTCAGATCATGCTTGAACCTAGCGAAACGAGAGAAGTACCTGGAAGGGGTAACGAATCTGAAGATTCATCTCAGCAAACCAATGAGAATTTAAGACAAATACCAGGAGGCGCATCTCCAAACGAAGTCACTCAATCATCGGATGATAGATCCAATGGAAGGATAGTTACAGGTTCTCAAGAAGTTGCTTCTACAGGCTGTGAGAGAAAATTTTATATGTGCGCGAATTTTGTTTTCGAACGAATAATTCTTATTCTTGGTTTTAGCTACGATACAAGACCAAACGAACGACTCGAGGAATAAGCGCGAAGAAGCAGTTGGTGCTTCTATACGCGAAAATCAAGGAGTTGCCATTTTATCGAATCGCAGAGACTCGTACGATGATGAAGATGATGAAGGTTCTGCGAACAGTAGAGACGATAGCAGAGAAAGACGTCGCGATAGCAGTTCTGAACGTCGACGATATGAATACGAACGAAAAAACGCATAGtcagtattaataaattatacatgtGTACTGATTCATattctatttaataattatgtaatgATTTATTTGCAGTTACGATCGTGAACGGGAGTTCGACGATGATTATTTCTATGATCGTCGTCGAGGAGGAGACAACGATCGAACGTACCCTACACGAGACGAATTCGACCGTCGGGAAATTCCGTATCGAGAAGATGATCGCAAGCATCATAGTCGCGATGATCTGGATAGACACGCGAGGGAAGAAATCGACAGAAGAAGAGTTAAAGAAGATTTGGACGAGAGAGACGGAAGAAGAAGGCCTGAAGACCgtagaaaagaaagagacgaTATGCGTCGCAGGGACAGAGAAGCCAGGGAATATGATCCGCGATACTCTAGAGATCGTGAATATATTGATCGTGATAGGAGAAGGGATGACCGACGATCGAGACGATACGACGATTACGATATAAGAGATCCATATAGAAGAGAATATTATGATGATCCTTATAGTAGAGGGTACTTATTTCTTCAATACGTATTAACATTTCAGGATACAGAGTTAGTTTAGATATATATCTTTTTCCAGGTCTAGGCCATCTAGTAGATCTTCTTACAATGATAGAGATCGAGAATATTATATGCGAACGAGAGATCCCTACTACGGTTACAATGGTATGTAAGTCAATCAggcattttattaaatttatgttgtcaaataaattaatatatattattgtgATATAGGATATCCTGGATACGATTATGGTGCCCATTACGCCAGTAATTATTATGCGTATATAGAAAATTTACGACGTACAAATCCTGCTGCTTATTCTGAATGGTATCATAAATATTATGCTAACCAACACCAACAACAGCATATATCTCGAGGTGCAAGTAATTATCCAGAAGATAGAGCAAGTGTTCATTCGGGACGAAGCTCCTGCGACGAAAGGTAAGCGTTAAAAAAGTGATTGGGAAAGGAAGCAATTGGATCtgaatattttaactttatttttctaTAGATTTTATAATATCGATTATGTGTTAGATTTTTTACAAATCCAAGTGCATGCTTCCACTCATCAAACAAAGCATTGTATGTTCCGTATTTCGGGTATCCTGGATGGACCAGGAGTCCACAGCGAAGACAGAATTCAAGTTATCGAAATTTAAATAGGTGAGACCGGGAGAATTCTCTCGGTTTGACACTTTCAAACGTTAGACATCCAATTTTTTGTTTCTAGTAATAATTTAGTTAAAAACGTAAATATCTCTTTCTGAATTAGGCGTAAATCCTTTAGTAGATATATattcaatttcttttacctttgtaaattttcttaaaacaaAAAATCCTGTCTTCTTTTCCTGTAGATGCTAAATAATATTCTAATATAGTAACTGCTTTGAATACGTTATTTTCTGTTGACGATTAAAAGGAGGTTCATGACTATTGTTGTTCCTgttgtaattttattgttatcgAGTTCAATTCGTAATACGAAAAACATTGTTTTTCAGGACGACTGGAGATAAACGTACTATAGGTGATATATCTATGCTAGAAGATTCGATATCCACTTCGGCGCGCATGACACCGTCTAAATATTCGGTTTCTCATGTATACGGtacagtttaaaattaaaaaaaatttttttcgtAGATTatcatgttttataaaaatattttatttttagggtGTTTTTCTATCGGAGCTCTGATACACGTACATCCAACTTATCCGAGTGATGGTGAAAGGGCCAAAGTAGACATTATTAGATTAGACAACTTACTGTCGTATGATCCTGTAACGCGAGATTTACGAGCTTATCCCGGACCTCTGATTAAGCAAGTGTAATCAGTACTTCTATGATCTAAGCATGTATATTTTCtagttaattgaatttcttatcatttttaatgttacaatatatttataggTATGCATGCTTAGGTATTGGTTAGAATTGCACTGTTTTCATTTTAACGTTTATTTTTCTATACAGGGGTGTTACTCATAAGAAAACTATTATTGAATATTGTGAGAACAAAATTAAGAAAGCAGCATCAAACGAAGAGATGACCGATCGAGCTTCGTACATACTTTTATATGAGCTAATGATTATGTTAATCCAACAAAATGGAGTAAGAGATACTTTTTaagcatatatatatatgcgtATAATTCTATACCTAATTGCATGTATTTTTTCAGAATGTTGTTGGTGTTGATATAGCAGCATTGTTGCTCAGAAACAAAGATTCATATCCTTATGATATGAATAAGCAAAAAGATTCGGGAAGAAGGGAATCGGTCATATCGCAGAGATCTGGTGTCACGATCGGAGATAGTCTTCAAAGTAGTGTAGATGGTGTGACAGcttccgaaaaagttgaaaataaacCACGAAAAAGTATCGAACAAATTACGGACGAGTTTAGAAATACGCTACTTTATGGATTAGTTCAAGAAGCACTAGGTACATGTATTTCTGTATTATGGGTGTCATTCAGTATAAAAACcatttaaatgtatatattttattttttcggtATAGAATATGCAATGAACGAAGGACTTTGGGGACACGCACTCTTCTTAGCTAGCAAATTGGATAAACGTACTCATGCATCTGTTATGGCACGTTTTGCAAATAGTTTACCGTATCATGATCCATTGCAAACTTTGTATCAGCTTCATTCTGGCCGCGTGCCTGCTGTTGTTACCGCTATATCGGATCCACGATGGGATGATTGGAGACCTCATTTAGCCATGATTATATCAAATACGTCTGCTAACCCTGAAattaatcgtcgttcgatcacGACTCTCGGAGACACACTTTCCGCACGAGGAGACATTCACGCGGCTCATTTTTGTTACATACTTGCACAAGTTGACTTTGGTGCTTATGAAGCAAGTAACGTGAAGCTTGTGTTAATTGGTGCAAATCATCATAAACCGTACAATTCATTTCTTTCAACGGAAGCAGTTATGCTCACGGAAATATATGAGTACGCTAGAAACCTCAGTGAACCAGGATTTACATTGGTggatttacaaacttttaaatttgatctAGCGGTAAAAATGGTGGATCATGGATTAATAGAAAAAGCTTTATTGTACATAGAAcaaattgcaataaatattgCTAATGAACCATCGAAGTATAAGAAATCGTTTATCGATGCAGTGTATAACTTAGGGGACAGAATTAGATATCATGATCCAGTCTATAAAGATTCCATAGATGAAGCTACAACTTTAGTATGGTTTAATAATTTAGCTGAAATTGTTGGTAAATTCCATGTAAGTTCAAATAGATTAATTCTTTGAAAACTTATTCTTGCCATATggaaagaaaaattatacatttctatGTTTTTACAGTCTGGAGAAATGATTGAAAATGAAGATTATGGTTCTCAAACTAAATTagcaaaatataatgaaaattcaGTAATGCAAGAAACGAAACAAAAACCGAATATCGTTCAATCAGAATACAGGGAAGGCCCAATATCAATGATGGAAGTAGCTTCAAGCAATGTACAATCAGACTGGCAGCCTTTATCTTTGCCGTCCAATATATCAGATGCTTATGATCAAAGCATGCAGTATACCACTAATAACGAAGAATCTTCTCAATATCAACAATCACAACAGCAAGATTATTGGAATCAAGATTCGTATTATCAGAATAATTATGGAAGAAACGACAGCACTGTTACTAATTGGCAACAACAATCAACTCATACGTCGTATCCTACGGAACAAGGTGACGTCGATAATTCACAGCCACAGGAAAAATGGAACTATGAGGTAAATTAATCGTTGCAATTGTATTCATACGTTTTATATCATCACACGTGCATTATCATAAAACTATTATGAACGCATTGTCAATTTCATTTGCATGCGTGTTTTATGTATCCAAAAGTTTTGCGTTTATTTTCTTCGTTGATTAGTATGTAGAAATAACATGTTTTCAACTTTTTCTTGATGCTTTCATATGGACAGACGGAAAGGGAAGAAAAAACACCCACTCCTGAAGTAAGTAATTATATGCTTACTCCGGATAGTAATCTCGATCCTGAGTGGTCATTGGATGACACCAATGTTAGTTCATTACGACGGCGAAAAGTATTAACCAATTCAAACCAATACATCGCTTCTTGTTCTTCTGTTTCTAATCTTAATACCTCGACGACAACATCGTCGAGTTCTAATCCTTATAGATCTACCACTTTAGATGAAAAATCTGTGAAATCTAGAAAGCTTACGACGTACCCAAAGATTAATGCAAATTATCCAAAAATTTTATCTAATGGTAAAATCCATCcaaaagatataaataaaataaagaaattagacGGCAGATATATAAAACCGCCCTCTTCGAAGCCCCCTGTCTTTTTAAAATGTAAAGTTAAAAAGAAAACTGAG contains the following coding sequences:
- the Sec16 gene encoding endoplasmic reticulum export factor secretory 16 isoform X5, producing the protein MSNPYRARPTRSRVDHNLGYGVHNQNVWNPVSRVQSDMPSNDSIQRQPPIVNQSKQSTDPWNNSWNWDFDKQTTENQQQQPQPQEHQQHYVPSYTNQGQLISNSVQDHCYQNVNGNKSDLLNQNLMLDRNASATIANRPPTSNHSDTFKPYSNYTQYQQYPTLPPPPQVTSSKPGSMNFDQPQWTNEQPKNLPYGQQISNIQQQKDQGTRPALVGSNYNWNKPDQTNLMTPHNWQSHTNLSGHVQDPKIDKETHGFDDMGNQSVPSLQQTSTNQHLLPSTENKEHSINEANNWSNQVNVSTLQRNSQNRDTILTNQQPTQTYNTNNEFNSWSQTGNIDTLQQWKHTDDTYSNQWLQEQRENNNLIEESIKQDNTATLATNDWQQSHSHHALPNVITATEPSTDDEKKKSIPLLHANSLNSMDTNIHTKTNVVKSQLSDSRLNVSGTPETVSTVASSENVSMQESNDFNLVSESIEWGKNNATEELPAKLEQLNLGTKLNKHLENLNEPKEINPVMAEDAWSQNTASHTSTTPDNIPGLPSDYVLPGTESTHSNENQNIISKEHSMLNTYQMSNVKPMDSIAQSGYDQWYSQAALPLSSENTWYSKDHICPPKEWVTEQNVENYENIQQPSEFVNLEVVTPSLQKRDIYGSRDSINKETLDNDPKPVVNPVKEPTNARDFRQEVNNIEVPSAPQSARSHTLLQSEQVPDNYEFATNDRNTFLETGELTDSHQEHEPTPPSQDDENDEVPNDIPFLREVPGQSSSIDPRRNDPTGQEQYIQSGQRLPDPRRNDPSGQEQSVPLRNMSDRSERRDVPPGQERNVPLLSRTDSDTMERRNDPSGRERSLPPQQSRNDPSGEERHQSQPQIMLEPSETREVPGRGNESEDSSQQTNENLRQIPGGASPNEVTQSSDDRSNGRIVTGSQEVASTGSTIQDQTNDSRNKREEAVGASIRENQGVAILSNRRDSYDDEDDEGSANSRDDSRERRRDSSSERRRYEYERKNAYYDREREFDDDYFYDRRRGGDNDRTYPTRDEFDRREIPYREDDRKHHSRDDLDRHAREEIDRRRVKEDLDERDGRRRPEDRRKERDDMRRRDREAREYDPRYSRDREYIDRDRRRDDRRSRRYDDYDIRDPYRREYYDDPYSRGSRPSSRSSYNDRDREYYMRTRDPYYGYNGYPGYDYGAHYASNYYAYIENLRRTNPAAYSEWYHKYYANQHQQQHISRGASNYPEDRASVHSGRSSCDERTTGDKRTIGDISMLEDSISTSARMTPSKYSVSHVYGCFSIGALIHVHPTYPSDGERAKVDIIRLDNLLSYDPVTRDLRAYPGPLIKQVGVTHKKTIIEYCENKIKKAASNEEMTDRASYILLYELMIMLIQQNGNVVGVDIAALLLRNKDSYPYDMNKQKDSGRRESVISQRSGVTIGDSLQSSVDGVTASEKVENKPRKSIEQITDEFRNTLLYGLVQEALEYAMNEGLWGHALFLASKLDKRTHASVMARFANSLPYHDPLQTLYQLHSGRVPAVVTAISDPRWDDWRPHLAMIISNTSANPEINRRSITTLGDTLSARGDIHAAHFCYILAQVDFGAYEASNVKLVLIGANHHKPYNSFLSTEAVMLTEIYEYARNLSEPGFTLVDLQTFKFDLAVKMVDHGLIEKALLYIEQIAINIANEPSKYKKSFIDAVYNLGDRIRYHDPVYKDSIDEATTLVWFNNLAEIVGKFHSGEMIENEDYGSQTKLAKYNENSVMQETKQKPNIVQSEYREGPISMMEVASSNVQSDWQPLSLPSNISDAYDQSMQYTTNNEESSQYQQSQQQDYWNQDSYYQNNYGRNDSTVTNWQQQSTHTSYPTEQGDVDNSQPQEKWNYETEREEKTPTPEPSQPMISMTPSTRKQYDPLEELDALETPKQASKPVSTAKKTSEKSTEKKPSNSGSSWFGGLFSKLAPKPRNQMILPDDSNPTIVWDPVAKKWTNKDEDGESNSTTLAPPPKAADMGFRAPVTEHTPQPLQPSQPIQPPSQADESAVNKFKLPKGRSMRANYIDVMNPNSSKSNAPPSAVPTPVTSPLVPMAASSPQLFIPAPVNDPNAPVDFLTSTSTPVAPSTNASENTSQGGPMMYNPNEVKNRPAKNMQQQSRYQPR